In Neisseriaceae bacterium CLB008, one genomic interval encodes:
- a CDS encoding YqaA family protein, with amino-acid sequence MMWALWGLLASGLVSATILPGNSEVAFVWFLTQSPQAWGWAWLFVSIGNVLGSMIGYGMGRLLPKKPQQENAKTARALHWLSRYGAVVLWFSWVPLVGDALPIAAGWLRLNVLSCLFFIALGKVMRYGFLLLGFFAWW; translated from the coding sequence ATGATGTGGGCCTTATGGGGTTTGTTGGCGTCTGGCCTAGTGTCGGCGACGATTTTGCCTGGAAATTCAGAAGTGGCTTTTGTGTGGTTTTTAACCCAATCGCCGCAGGCATGGGGCTGGGCTTGGCTGTTTGTCAGCATCGGCAACGTGCTGGGCAGCATGATTGGCTACGGCATGGGCCGGCTGCTGCCGAAAAAACCACAGCAAGAAAATGCCAAAACCGCCCGCGCCCTTCACTGGCTGTCGCGCTATGGTGCCGTGGTGCTGTGGTTTTCGTGGGTGCCGCTGGTAGGCGATGCTTTGCCGATTGCGGCTGGCTGGCTGCGTCTAAACGTATTGAGCTGCTTATTTTTTATCGCGCTGGGCAAGGTCATGCGCTATGGTTTTTTGCTGCTGGGCTTTTTTGCCTGGTGGTAG